The proteins below are encoded in one region of Sphaerodactylus townsendi isolate TG3544 linkage group LG06, MPM_Stown_v2.3, whole genome shotgun sequence:
- the RPL3 gene encoding 60S ribosomal protein L3 produces the protein MSHRKFSAPRHGSLGFLPRKRSRRHRGKVKSFPKDDPNKPIHLTAFLGYKAGMTHIVREVDRPGSKVNKKEVVEAVTIVETPPMVIVGIVGYVETPRGLRTFKTIFAEHISDECKRRFYKNWHKSKKKAFTKYCKKWQDDEGKKQLEKDFNSMKKYCQVIRAIAHTQMRMLPLRQKKSHLMEIQVNGGTVAQKVDWAREKLEQQVPVSTVFGQDEMIDVIGVTKGKGYKGVTSRWHTKKLPRKTHRGLRKVACIGAWHPARVAFSVARAGQKGYHHRTEINKKIYKIGQGYQIKDGKLIKNNASTEYDQSVKSINPLGGFVHYGEVTNDFIMLKGCVVGTKKRVLTLRKSLLVQTKRRALEKIDLKFIDTTSKFGHGRFQTAEEKKAFMGPLKKDRLAKEEAA, from the exons ATG TCCCACCGCAAGTTCTCAGCTCCCAGGCATGGATCTTTGGGCTTTCTGCCACGCAAGCGCAGCCGGCGCCATCGAGGCAAGGTGAAGAGCTTCCCCAAGGATGACCCCAACAAGCCCATCCATCTCACTGCATTTCTTGGGTATAAGGCTGGCATGACCCACATTGTTCGTGAAGTTGACAGGCCTGGATCCA AGGTGAACAAGAAGGAAGTTGTAGAGGCAGTTACCATAGTGGAAACCCCTCCCATGGTCATTGTGGGTATTGTGGGCTACGTGGAAACTCCGCGTGGCCTTCGCACCTTCAAGACCATCTTTGCTGAGCACATCAGTGATGAGTGCAAGCGTCGCTTCTACAAGAACTG GCATAAGTCCAAGAAGAAGGCTTTTACCAAGTACTGCAAGAAGTGGCAGGATGATGAAGGCAAAAAGCAACTGGAGAAGGACTTTAACAGCATGAAGAAGTACTGCCAGGTTATCAGGGCTATAGCTCATACCCAG ATGCGCATGCTTCCTCTGCGACAAAAGAAGTCTCACCTGATGGAGATCCAGGTGAATGGTGGCACTGTGGCTCAGAAAGTAGACTGGGCCCGGGAGAAGCTAGAGCAGCAAGTGCCAGTATCAACTGTCTTTGGCCAAGATGAAATGATAGATGTCATCGGTGTTACCAAGGGCAAAGGATACAAAG GGGTTACCAGCCGGTGGCACACCAAAAAGCTGCCCCGCAAGACTCACAGAGGTCTGCGCAAAGTGGCCTGCATTGGAGCATGGCACCCTGCTCGTGTGGCCTTCTCTGTAGCTCGAGCTGGTCAAAAGGGCTATCATCACCGCACAGAAATCAATAAAAAG ATCTACAAGATTGGCCAGGGATACCAAATCAAGGATGGCAAGTTGATCAAAAATAATGCTTCAACAGAGTACGATCAGTCTGTCAAAAGCATCAACCCTCTG GGCGGGTTTGTTCATTATGGTGAAGTGACCAATGACTTTATCATGTTGAAAGGCTGTGTTGTTGGGACCAAGAAGAGAGTTCTCACTCTGCGCAAG TCCTTGCTTGTGCAAACCAAACGTCGGGCCCTTGAAAAGATTGACTTGAAGTTTATTGACACAACTTCCAAGTTTGGTCATGGCCGCTTCCAGACAGCAGAGGAAAAGAAGGCTTTCATG GGACCACTCAAGAAAGATCGTCTTGCCAAAGAAGAGGCAGCATAA